The Panicum virgatum strain AP13 chromosome 3N, P.virgatum_v5, whole genome shotgun sequence genome includes the window ttttctttttcatatcaatttctccccatgagcttcatcttgagatttcttgaacatgtcatgggtaagaatttctcccaatatttgtgtgggagttgcggtcttcacatttgaccttacaagtaaggtcacaattgtgtcatatctttccggaagacatctaagaaacttgtggttgaaattcccatccggtacctcaaatccaagtcccttgaggtcattcacaatgtcatttaaccggttgaacatctcggctatactctcatccttcttcatggtaagTTCACTAAAATTGCCCttaagcaaatataacttggcctccttcacacttgatgtgccctcatgaatttccatgagtttcttccatatgtcatttgcatttgtgaggctcttgactctattaaattcagacacatcaagagcactaaagagcacattaaccccttgatcatttagtatctcattttcctcatctaggggtgtcaattTCATtgagtccaaaatgacatatccatcacttactactctccatagctttctactcatggctttgagatgagccgacgtcctagtcttccaataatcataattgttcccatcaaagaacggtggcttcccaacatgaatcccattatcactagtcattgttctgctccaagatggttaaatccgcaattaatggagtacttagctctggtaccacttgtaggatcaagaacaccgactataggggggtgaataggcggtttaaaatctaaaactaacaacactagagaaatttaattagtaacaaaggaaagccctatgtcatgctactactatctctagatgggtttgcaacctagggtgacaagatacaaatcaagctctagtagaGTAAATTGATCGAAGtaaaaacaaaaattaaagtgagcaagacaggtaaccaagcttgacacacaAATTTATCccatggtgtcgatgacttgccggtcacccctaatccacgttgaggtggattccaagaatcaaccgctcctctatcaagaacctcttggtcttgagccggcttgaatcaaggaaccgttccacacctcgattccactagagttgctcttcaccacaccggtgaggtgagcacaagacctctcacaaccgaaatcggggctcctcaacaatctccttggaagagctccacgaaatcctcttctccaagctgtctagggagcggcaactcccaagagtaacaagtcgatgatgcttgcttgaagtttccctagtgccacaaagctcaaactattgatgcaatgcactagaaagccctcacactctcaagaatgcaatctctaagcaagtgtgtgtgagagagggatgccttagctctatagtgtcaagtatgcagtccaaatggccaagagagagacccaatggccgggcattgggtatatatagacatcccctcaaaaactagccgttacactcttttctgcgaagtcgcggaccgtccgctgttcaaaaaccggaccatCCGCCGTTATaagccagtgagtcagagtgcatttaatgcgtgtcagaactagccgttacagccctggcggaccatccgcgccccaggggcggaccgtccgcagttatgtgttccacaccaccagagacgaacatcgtctctggtacaattgAGTTAGatctgcggaccgtccgcccacctgggccggactgtctgcCAGTCACATCTAATTTCCATCAGGGTCAAATATGCTCTCTGGCAGTCTGCTCTcaaacttgatctttttcaaatcttttcaaaacgtcgttagccctcatgcatgcacctagatattttgagcaaaatggcactaacgacccgtcaagcacgagtactcgacccctcttgatagtacggctatctatccaacaaatccggtcacttttcatccactaaacaccttgtgaccggtaaaatacaaaacccctattttatacctttgccttgagcccgagctttgctcatcatctccaaaactccacacgttcacaaccaaatctctttcatccatggatcaacctatacttattatctcaaatgaaatcgttaatccacaaaccgttgtcattaattactaaaactcaaattaggggcctagatgctttcaccacACTGCTCTCCTGGAGATCGCCGAGCGCATCATGGCCGAGCTGTAGTCTGCCGGTCTcttggaatttcttttgtttattttgctGCAAGGAGAGTTGATCAGAGTGGACCAGCGAAAAAtaatatttatgtaaataatgTTTTAATTTATTTGATGTTAAGTTATGCCCGCAGCCCGAGTTCTTTTTTGAATTTGCCGAGTAAGTGGAAAGCGATCTCTGAGCCCTTTTGATAGCGCTAGAGAGCAGATCATCAATGTGAGCGGTTAGTTAGGGTGACACAGAGTGGTTCCTGGGCATACTCGGCTGTGTTCAGTAAAAGCGAACCGGGTTGTTCCTGTCCAACTGGTCGGACTCCGAGTGGGGGCTGGCTGGGTGGCCGAGACGCAGCACACGAGCATGTTGAAAACGACTCGGTGAAGAACGAAAATAAGTAGAATGCGACATGTAAAAtgcaacaaactttattgaatgGGTGGATGGGTACATATCTTTGCATTTTCTATGCTTCTACGGATAGAAGTGGCGCAGGTGCtcgatattccatgggttgcccaCATCTGTACCTTCTGGCCTCTGTAGGTGGTAGGTTCCGGGAACCACTATCCCACTGACTATAAAGGGGACTTCCCATGGGGAAGACAACTTGTGAGCGCCGGTGTGTCGACTGGATTCGTCGCAGAACCAGGTCGCCGATGTTGAAGTCGCGCTCGTGgacgttgcgatcatgatagcaccGGAGCTGCTGCTCATATCTCGCATGTTGAGTGGAGGCTGTTAGGCGGTGCTCCTTTGCTGATTCGATGTCTGTGCATCGAGTCGCTTCGGCTTCATTTTCGTCATAGTTCTGGATGCGCGGAACACCAAAAGCTATGTCCGATGGCAAGGCTGCTTTAGAACCGTACACCATGAAGAATGGCGAGTAACCAGTGGCCCGGCTTCTCTATGTGCGGAGTCCCCAAactactctgggtagttctTGGAGCCACTTTGCCCCATACTTTTCGATCGGATCAAAAATTCTGGCTTTGAGCCCCTGGAGGATCAAGCCGTTGGCACTTTCATCTTGGCCATTGTACCTGGGGTGCGCCACGGAGGTGTAGTAGACATCGATGCAGCTTTCTTGGCAGTAGTCCCAGAACTCAGAGCCCGTGAATGAAGTACCCAGATCTGTGATGATCCGGTTAGGTACCCCGAATCGATGTGATATCTCCTCGATGAACTCAGCTGCCTTGGCTGCTGTAGTGGCTGTCACTGGCttgacttcaatccattttgtgaacttaTCAATCGACACAAATATATGGTTGTATCCGCCGACGGCCGTCTTTAGGGATCCCACCGAGTCGAGTCCCCAGTAGGCGAATGGCTAGGAAGGCGGTATAGTATGTAGGGCCTGAGCCGGGACGTGTTgctgcttggagaagaactggcaCCCGGGACATCGCCTGACGATGACTCGGGCATCGGCCAGGGCCGagggccagtagaagcctgatCGAAAGGCTTTCCCCACGAGGGTAGAGGTGCCCGCGTGGTTACCGCAGATACCCGAATGGATATCGCTAAGGAGTCAAACTCCTTCGTCCTGTGTAATGCATTTGCACTGGGTTCCTGAGGAAGTAGAGTGCCTGAACAACTCGGTTCCTATGACAACATAGTTGCTTGAACGACGGGCAAGCTTCTCATGCTCCTTTCCCTTTGGATAGCTTTTGTTGTTCTTGATAAAGTCGATGATTGGGGAGCGCCAGTCGGTGTCGAGGGTTAGGACCTGCTGCCCTATGGCCGGGACCAAGTCGGGCTTTGTAAGAGGCTCCTCTTCCATCTTGACCATAGGGCTGTTGAGTGCTTGAACGAACACACCGAGTGGTACGATGGACTGCTTGGATCCAAGCTTGGACAGAACATCGGCCGCCACGTTGTCGTCCCTGGGGACGTGGTGGAACTCCAAACCATAAAACATGGCTTCGAGATTCCTGATCTCCCTGCAGTAGGCGTCCATTTTCTCCTTGGTGCACTCCCAGTCCTTGTTGACTTACTGTATGACGACTTTGGAGTTGCCATAAGCCAGCAGACGCTTGATGAAGAGTGTAACAGCGATCCGGAGACCGTGGATGAGAGCTTCGTACTCAGCAGCGCTGTTGGTAGCCTTGAAAAGTAATTGGAGGACGTATTTGAGTTGTTCACCTTTCGAGGAGATGAAGAGGATTCTAGTGCCAGCACCATCGCGGTTGAGGGCgccatcgaagtacatgatcCAGTGCTTGGATCTGGTGTCGGGTGGAGGATCTTAGATCTCGGTCCACTCAGCAACGAAGTCGGCCAACGCTTGAGACTTGATGGTGGACCGCAGCATGAATTCAATCGAAAATGCGCCGAGTTCTACTGACCATTTGACGACTCGGCCGTTGGCGTCCTTGTTGTGCAAGATGTCACCGAGTGGATACTATGAGGCCACATTGATCTTCTGGGCCTGGAAGTAGTGCCGGAGCTTTCTTGACGTGATGAGGATGGCGTACAACAGCTTCTGCACTTGAGGGTAGCGTGCCTTGGACTCgtcgagtacttcactgatgaagtatacAGGTCGCTGCACCTTGTAGATGTGACCCGGCTCGTCGCGCTCGACGACCAGGACGGTACTCACCACGTTGGTAGTGGCGGCAATGTACAGGAGGAGGACTTCCCCGTCTTCTACTGCTGTCAGGATGGGCGGCAAGGTGAGGAAGTCCTTGAGCTCCTGGAATGCTTTGGAAGCATCGTCGTTCCACTCGAACTTGTCGGACTTCCGGAGAAGTCtgaagaagggtaggcctctGTCGCCGAATCGGCTTATGAACCTACTCAAGGCAGCCATGCACCCTGTGAGCTTCATCAGGTCCTTTTTGCTCCTGGGAGGCTTCATGAACCTGATGGCGTTGACCTTGGTGGGGTTAGCTTCGATGCCCCGGCTACTGactatgaagccgagtagttttccggacgggacaacgaacacacacttggtcgggttgagcttccatttgaatttctTGACATTTTCAAATATCTCGGAGAGGTCCGTAATGAACTGATCATTACATTTTGTCTTGACGATGAAATCATCGACATAGGCCTCGGCGTTGCGCCTgatctgcccctggaggcatCTCTGAATGGCCTTCTGGTATGTGGCGCCGACATTCTTGAGGCCGAacgtcatggtgttgtagcagtaggccccgaagggggtgatgaaggacatcttctcttgatccgactccttgagggctatctggtggtaccctaagtaacagtcaagaaaaaaaaggagaatggACCTGGCCGTCGAGTCGACGACCTGATCGATGCGTGGTAGAGGAAAGGGTTCCTTAGGGTAGTGTTTGTTGTGGTCggtatagtcaacacacattctccattcaccatttttcttttttacaaggattGGGTTTGCCAGCCAATCTGGGTGTGCGTCTTCTCTGATGAAACCGACGGCAAGGAGCCGGGTTACTTCTATCCTAATAGCCTCCTTTCGATCCTACGTGAAGTGGCGGAGCCGTTGCTTGATGGGTTTCGCCTTCTTATCCAGATCTAAGGAATGCTCAGCCTCCTCCGTTGGGACTCCGGGCATGTCAGATGGCTTCCATACGAAGATGTCCCAATTCTCCCGGAGGAAGGAATTGAGCGCGCCTTCCTACGCCAAGTCGAGGCTGGCCCCGTTTACGGCGGTCTTGTGCGGTTCATCGTCCCGGAGGATGATGGTCTTGGTTGCCACAGCTGGCACGAGCTGCGACTCGGAAGTCTACTCCTTGGCGGGGATCTACTGCTGATCCGCCAGAAGGTTCATTGCTGCCTGGGCAACAAGAACCGAGTTCCTGGATCGTTCTAGGGTGTCGGAGAGTTTGATGTTCTTGGCCTCAAGCACGTAGGAGGTCTGCAGATCTCCTTAGACCGAGAGGACCCCCTTTGGAGCTGGCATCTTCAGGAGAAGATATGTGTggttggggatcgccatgaacttggcgagggagggtcttcccaggatggcgtggtaggaggTCTCGAACTCGGCGACCTCGAAGTTGACGTACTCGGTGCTGTAGTTGTCGCGGGTGCCGAAGGTGACCGGTAGAGTGGCCCGGCCGACCGGAGTCGACCCGGCTCCggggatgatgccgtagaaggcctgATCGGATGGGACCAGGGAGGTCATGTCGTAGCCTATGCTCTCCAATGTGCTGGTGAAGATGATGTCGAGGGCGCTGCCACCGTCGACGAGTACTTTGGCCAGGCGGACCTGGCTCACCACCGGGATGACCACGAGGGGGTAAGCACCCAGCCTGGGCAGGTAGACCCAGGGGTCGCGGCGGTCGAAGGTAATTGGCATCTCCGACCACCACAGGGGTTCAACCGGGTGTTTGAACACCAGGTTGACTTCGCGATCATCCAGCTTGAGGTTGCGCCAGCATGATGGATTGCTAGGGCCGCCGTATATGAAGTTGACagccctgtcttcttcctggGAGTTCCCTGGGGAATCCTTCCTCTGCTCGTCGTCATCTCACCTGGGCGAGTTGCGCCTCCGTGGGCACGCCCGGGTGGTTCTGGAACCACCTGGTCTGTCGCGGTCATCGCGGCAGGATCGCTTGGGGTCGTCATCCTTGATGACACCATTGGAAAGTGCTCGGCACTCCTGAGCGGTGTGGTTTGCGTCCTTGTGCCAAGGACACTTGCTGTCCAGGAGCCGGTCCAGGTCCGCTTGGTTGAGGGTGGAGCGGAACTGGGACCTTTCGGTGACGGCGACGGTGTTCTCAGGGCCACACTTGCGGTCTCGGTTCTTGGATGACTTAGCACGGTCATGCTTCTTCCCATGGCGAGGTGGGCGATCATCACGTCAGCGTTACGAGCGAATGTCCCGCTGAGGGGGGGTGCTCGGAGGAGTCGTTCTGGGTCTTGTGCCGGCGGTGAGCTCGCTCAGTATCTTCCATGTCGGCGTGCTTGTTGACAACCAACATCATGTCGCCCACACTCTTGGGGCAGctctcgaacatcttcctgcatagTTTGATGTTATGGAGGCCTTCGTTGAAGTAGTAGATAACGTCCCTGTCATCAGCTTCCGTAATGGTATTACTGTTAGCAAAGTACCTCTTGATGTAGTCGCGGAGGGACTCGTCCGGTTGCTATTAGACGCTGGCTAGATCCCATCTAGTTTTGGGACCCGGGCAGGATGCCTGGTAGTACTGGACGAAGGCGTTGCAGAGATCCTGCCAGCTGTTGATGGAGCTGGCAGGGAGCGCTTCGAGCCAGTTGAAGGCGTGGTGACCCATCATGACTGGGAAGTAGGCAGCCATGATGTCGTTGTCGCCGCGAAAAGCTTGGGCAGCGATGGAGTAGGTGCACAGCCACGTCTTGGGGTCCGACTCGTCGTCGTACTTTTCGATCCTAGTAGGCTTGAAGGTGGCGGGCCACTGGATGGCCCGGAGCCGActggagaaggcggagaagccgTCGAGGTTGTTGCCGGGTTCGTAGTCACGGTGGGGTCATCGTGGATAGTTGTCGAACTGGCGACGTTGCTTGCGCTCGGCGGCGTCGCGTTGGCGGTGATGGTTGTTGATGCGCTGACTCAAATCTTGTTGGTTGAGCTGGAGACTGAGGTCGTTCTAGTTGACCTCTCTGTCGTCGCCGTGGGGTCGTGTCGAGTGGTGGCTCGACTGGGCGCGGTAGGCCGAGTTGTCCTCGCACAGCTGCTGGGCTTGCGTGGCGGCCACATACAGACGGGCGCGAGCCTTGACGATCTCTGGGATCTCCTAGAGGCCCTCGAGCACTTGGAACACCGCGGTGAGGTTGGCTGACGGCGTGGCGAAGACGTCTTGGCCATTATAGTCGAGGATGAAGTCCGCATCAAGGTTGTGGGGTCAGATCGGTGAGCGCCGATTCCTGGGGTTGCGACGGTCGGCGTTCTCCAGGTCGCGGTTGGCCCAATCAATGGCCTCGTCGTTGCACCTCATTTCGGCGCGGACCTCGTTGCGGAGTTGTCGTTGCGCCTTCTCCTCGTCGGTCTCGTTCTCATGAGTGTCGGAATCGTCAGAGACGACGAAGATCTGGCGATGCTTCATCGCCGAAGAGTGGTTGGGTGGGAGGGTAAACGAGGCGTGTTGGAAGCCAAGTTCCTCTCCCGAAGCcgggtcagatcggatctgacctAAGGTAGCCGGGTCGGGCAGTCGCACTCGGATCTGATCCGAGTACATCGTAGCGGCATTGCGGAGTCCGAAGGGGACCCGATCCGGGTCGTTGCGGTGTCGAAGTGCATCCTCGCCGAGCCTGACGCACTCAGCGATGGATCTACTGACTCGATCTATCTGGGAAATAAGATCGTCAGCAGATCTGTTAGGACGACGTGTCATCCTGGAAGGAGTAAGCATCGTGTAGTCCACCTCGGGTTCGGGAACTCGAGGCGTGGATAATCTCGGAGTGGCCAGATCGGATCTGGTCCTGGTAGAAGTGCTGCCGAGTTCACGGAGAACACAGTCAGGGTCGTCTTGATGGTGAAGCGCGAGTTCACCGAGTTGAATGCACTCAGCAATGGATCTACTGACGCGATCTATCTGGAAGATCAGATCGTCAGCTGAACTAGTAGGGTGACGGGTCACCCTGGCTGTCGTGGTCGCCACGTCAAAGTTCTCGGATTTGGAAATCTAAGGGGTGGCGGATGCCTAGGGGGTTAGATCAGATCTAACCCCAGCGAAGACACTGCCTCCAGCGGTGGGAGAGCCGGAAGTGGGGTTCCTGGGAACCGTGACCTCCGGGAAGCTCCCGAAGGCGAAGGAGAAGCTGACTGTCACCTCCATCTGGGCGGTGACGCTGGCGGAGAAGACGACGCCGGTATTGGCTGCCATTGAACAAGACGTATGAGCCCTGAGTCTCCTACCCGGCGCGCCAACTATTGGATTGctattccggccagtccaccaggggtgtacccgacggtagagtttcaggatggggatctcaggaccaagagctcgatggtaacacgaagacgcagggacttagacaggttcgggccgcgatgtgcgtaataccctacgtcctgtgtttggggttgtattagggtttgtggaatgctgcgAAAAAGAAGGGGTCTCTCCATGGGTCGGCCTACGTCTTCTTTATATAGACTAGGAACCGTAGGGGTACTAGGAATGATATGCTCGGGTTATTTTATAAGGAAGGAGGTcagttaagatccctagatattcGGGCTTCTAGCTGGAGCCTCTCATCCTAATCCACTGGGGATCCCATCTGCGCACAGCCGAGTCCTGGACGCCGAGTAGTCATaccgagtcaccgagcagggtagcCTCCCGGAttcggggaccccactcggcagggaggtacatagatctacctccatCAAGTGCCATCAAGTGCACCATTGCAATCTTTGAAGTGTGGATAAGCACGTTTGTCGTCTCTTATAAATAGTTCAAATGACATAGGACAAATAGTTCAAATGATATAGGACAAATAGTTCAAATGACATAgaacaaatagttcaaatgaTATAGGACAAATAGTTCAAATGACAAAGGATACATAGTTCAAATGACAAAGGATACATAGTTATAATGACATCAAACATGATAAAATAAAACAGTTCAATTGCCATATTTTGCATTGCACTTCCTCCTAAGCCAATTGAACCCGATCTCATTGGTCGGCAGGGTCATGAACATTTCCCTTTGGTCTTTCTTGACAAAAAACTCAGTGGCAATGTAATGTTCATTCGTATCATAGCCTACCCCACATTCTAAAACCACTTCCATGACTTGTTGGACAGTCACTTCCCCAAGTTTTTTTGATGTAAAAGAAGAAGTTGTTTCAGCAATCTTGATCACTGCTTCTTGAATGACAAGTGTTGTGCCTGTTGACAAATTTTGTCACGTGTCAAGAAGGCGTGTTGAAGAGGAGAAAAAGTTCTGCGTTGTACGATCGGTGGATTTGGGAGGATGATCATGTGCCACGATCAAAGATCTTGCTGACCGAGGGGGAGGaagttgaccagatattttggcttcggtttggcaagaATTATCTTGTTTTTAGAAGTTGTTTTTATTCCCTagaatagaatcatgctttgccgtaatcggctaggattgtgttagcgaGGGGTATAAATATGGACCCCCAGCCATTGTAAAAGactgatacacatccaaacaaacaaactttactattcgcaatttactttcttgtcGGTGACTTCGCCATGTTTTTTCTTCTCGCGAGCTCTTTCAAGACGGTCAatgacgtctcacattcgagcaacttggtttgctggtaagttttcatttaccgagtaaatctgagctttagcttccgggcgcatcgctgttgcttcgttcaaatctattcaaaatttatcgaaattatctaagctttgatctctggTTGCATCGTTGCTTTCTTGtttagattaattcacaaaCTACCTGGCTcagtgatctgtttaatcagCTATAAGTTCCTTGTTTATCACGAAAAACtttgtaaagccgattagattgaaTCATAATCTTAGCTTTGTCCatatccatacattcgtgggtttgtacattgttactTGGCACGcgtcggctttagatctagccgtccCGGTTGCTGGTCGGCATCGGCAGCTTATTGCCGATCCGTAatagatcgcttttattacacaCCCATCTTACATGATCTTTTGTCGCCTTCTGAATCGGCAGGGCCTTGCCGATACCTcgcgtaagagtgattcggaaatccagccgatacactcttgaatttaaCGGTTTATTGTTTCCTTGTTAAtatacaggtcaaattgactggcacgccttggttcaaattagtgcagtccgggcttggcgtacggggctcctgggcttggtgtgtgatcataTCGCATCAACAGTGCCAACTCTAGGTTTCTTCAATTTGTCATGTCCAACTTAAGCTCTTCTCTTTCCTATAACAATGGAAGGA containing:
- the LOC120667848 gene encoding uncharacterized protein LOC120667848 — its product is MDAYCREIRNLEAMFYGLEFHHVPRDDNVAADVLSKLGSKQSIVPLGVFVQALNSPMVKMEEEPLTKPDLVPAIGQQVLTLDTDWRSPIIDFIKNNKSYPKGKEHEKLARRSSNYPFAYWGLDSVGSLKTAVGGYNHIFVSIDKFTKWIEVKPVTATTAAKAAEFIEEISHRFGVPNRIITDLGTSFTGSEFWDYCQESCIDVYYTSVAHPRYNGQDESANGLILQGLKARIFDPIEKYGAKWLQELPRVVWGLRT